The Microbulbifer sp. TB1203 nucleotide sequence CGGCAGCTGCGGCAATGGCCCCACAGGTTTCGCCGCCCAGCCCGGCAATGACGGCCTCAGCACCACCACCGGCGGCTCCGCAGCCACCAGCACCACCACCGTCACCAGTTGCAGCGCACTCACCGCAGCGCTCACCTCCAGTTCGCCGGAGATCATCCATATCCCCGACAACACCACCATCGACTGCCTGAGTGAGGGCCGGGCAACCCAGGCCTGTGCCGTCGCCTGCCCCGACTACCAGGACCCGGGGGAGATCACCTTCCGGATTCCGCCGAGCACCCACAGCTGTACCGAATTGGGCTCCGTCAGCGACGCCACCGTTACCGTGCTCCGATACGACACCCGCATCAACGTGACCGACAACAAGACGCTGATCGGCCTGGGGCCAAACAGCCGCATCGAGGGCGCCACCCTCAATCTGTCCGGCAGCAGCAACATCATCGTGCGCAACCTGACCATCGCCAACGTCAACCCGCACCTGGTGGAGGCCGGCGACGGCATCACCCTGTACAATTCCAGTCACGTGTGGATCGACCACGTGGGCTTCAGCATGATTTCCGACGGTCACGTGGACGCCAATAACAGTGAGAACGTGACCCTGAGCTGGAACCACTTCGATGGCCGCAACAACTATGTGTGTGCCAACCAGCACTGGTACGTCAGCGTGGTAGGGGACACCCAGGTGAGCTTCGACCACAACTTCTTCGACTACACCGGCGGACGCAACCCGAAAGTGTACGGCAGCGCCTCCCGGGCCCACATCTACAACAACTACTACAAGAAAGTGAGTTTCTTCGGCGTCAATACCAGCGACAACGGCCAAGCGCTGGTGGAAAACAACAACTTCGACGACACCCACTACCCCCACTGGAATCTATCCGGCTATATGAGCGCCAGCGGCAACGTCTACACCGGCCAATCCGCTACGGACGACGAACGCGATTCCGGCGATTCGGTATTCGGCGACGTCAATCTGTACGACTACACTCTCGACGACGCCAACGACCTGCCGGCCCAGTTGGAAGGCAGAGCGGGGCCGCAGTGAAATTCCTGCAGTTGTTGACAGGGGGGCTGTGGCTGTTGCTCTGGAGCTGTTTTGCCGGAGCGCAGGACTACACCCTGGACAACACCTACAAAAAGCTGTCACCCCGCCACCCGGACATAGTGCCGGTGCGGCTGCAGCCGGCCGATGGCGTACGCCACCGACCGGCGCAGACCTATCGCACTGTGGATGGACGGCAATTGCAAATGGATGTGTTTGCGCCGGTGAACGCCCCGGCGCCACGGCCCGGCCTGCTGCTGGTACACGGCGGCGGCTGGCGCTCGGGGGACAGATCCCTGCTTGCACCCCTGGCCCAGGGCCTGGCCGCGCGCGGCTATGTGACAGCTACCGCAAGCTACCGGCTTTCCACCGAGGCGGTATTTCCCGCTGCGGTGGAAGACTTGCTCGCGGCGCTGGCCTGGCTGCGCTCCAACGCGGGGGATTTCAACCTCGACCCCAGACGCCTGGCCATCGGCGGCAGCTCAGCCGGCGGCCAACTGGCGACCCTGGCCGGCCTTTGGGCC carries:
- a CDS encoding RICIN domain-containing protein, with translation MNSLKMLEGRTWLLGLASLIVLAASDVRADNCDAPPTSGDAYKLINRASGYALDVAGNSTEDGANVLQWSEHTGTNQQFLATDLGNGYWSLLAVHSGDSLDVAGSSTSDGANIQQMAYSGASNQQWQLKKSSSGGFAVVARHSGKVIAAESSSQGANVSQAPLSGDSLQRWYFNPVNGSCGNGPTGFAAQPGNDGLSTTTGGSAATSTTTVTSCSALTAALTSSSPEIIHIPDNTTIDCLSEGRATQACAVACPDYQDPGEITFRIPPSTHSCTELGSVSDATVTVLRYDTRINVTDNKTLIGLGPNSRIEGATLNLSGSSNIIVRNLTIANVNPHLVEAGDGITLYNSSHVWIDHVGFSMISDGHVDANNSENVTLSWNHFDGRNNYVCANQHWYVSVVGDTQVSFDHNFFDYTGGRNPKVYGSASRAHIYNNYYKKVSFFGVNTSDNGQALVENNNFDDTHYPHWNLSGYMSASGNVYTGQSATDDERDSGDSVFGDVNLYDYTLDDANDLPAQLEGRAGPQ
- a CDS encoding alpha/beta hydrolase, whose amino-acid sequence is MKFLQLLTGGLWLLLWSCFAGAQDYTLDNTYKKLSPRHPDIVPVRLQPADGVRHRPAQTYRTVDGRQLQMDVFAPVNAPAPRPGLLLVHGGGWRSGDRSLLAPLAQGLAARGYVTATASYRLSTEAVFPAAVEDLLAALAWLRSNAGDFNLDPRRLAIGGSSAGGQLATLAGLWAGDPDRNPGGAPVAAIVNIDGLWDFTTPLALKFENDPARPVTSASAFLGGRFEVIPDTWRRASPINYLKAGSPPLLALSGENPRFTAGIETVAAQAPVLGVPFRHHHYTGAPHSFWLFEPWFSQVEAQLDEFLSTALAENAPKPEP